One Pseudomonadota bacterium genomic window, GAGTGGACGTGAAGCGCAGTATTTTCTCTCCGTGGACGCCATTCTCAACGTCGAAAACGGCGATACTGTACATGCCGGCGATGTACTGGCGCGTATTCCAAGGGAATCGACAAAAACGCGCGATATTACTGGCGGTCTGCCGCGTGTTGCGGAACTGTTTGAAGCCCGTAAGCCGAAAGACCATGCGATTATCAGTGATATCGACGGGCGCGTGGAGTTCGGCAAGGACTATAAGTCCAAACGGCGTATCGTTGTGATTCCAGAAGACGGCGAAGAGCCCGTCGAACATCTGATTCCCAAAGGCAAGCATATCAGCGTGCAAGAGGGTGATTTCGTGCGCCGCGGCGACCCGTTGATGGACGGCAATGCAGCGCCGCATGATATTTTGCGGGTTATGGGTGTTGAAGCACTGGCCGTCTACCTAATCGAGGAAATTCAAGAAGTTTATCGTCTGCAAGGTGTGAAGATAAACGACAAGCATATTGAGGTGATCTGCCGGCAGATGATGCAAAAGGTCGAAATCACCGACCCGGGCGAAACAACATTCCTGATCGGCGAACAAGTGGACCGCACCGAATATGATGAAATTAACGCCCGCGCCGACCGGGATGGTCATGTAGCGGCTAAATCCATTCCGATTTTACAGGGCATTACCAAGGCATCTCTACAAACGCGTTCCTTCATCTCCGCCGCATCGTTCCAGGAGACGACGCGCGTGTTGACCGAAGCGGCGGTAGCCGGAAAATCTGACAATTTGGTCGGATTGAAAGAAAACGTCATCGTCGGACGCCTTATTCCGGCCGGAACGGGAAGTGTGGTTAACCGAATCAACCGTGATGCCGCTAAACGCGCATTGGAGCATCAATTAGCACTAGAGGCGGAGATATTGGGCGAAACTGAGGTGTTGGCGCCGCCTGCTGAGACGGCACCGGTGCCCGCTGAGTAAGCACACCGGTTGTATGACGGCGCTCATCTTCTGAGGTACCGAAGGAACGTTAAAGTAAAGGGCGAAAAGCCCAAGTTATGAGCGGTTTAACGCTTGACGCCGCGATGGGCCGAAACTATTATGCGCGCTCAGTTTGTAGGGCACGCTGGTTCTTTACTTAAACAGCGCCCGCGCAGACACCGACGTAGCAATATATTATGCCGACGAGCCGGCGAAACCAGCTCGTGAGAAGTGAACTTGGTTCGCTTCTCTTTTTTGCTGTGGAAATTGAAGTGCTGGCCTGAAGACGACCGACTCCAAGAAATTGACGATTGTTCGCTGATGTGGCGGACAACAAGCTTGAAGAGGAATTGAGTGGCACATGCCAACAATTAATCAACTGGTTCGCAAGCCGCGCAAAGCGCCGGTCAAGCGCAACAAGGTGCCAGCGTTGCAGGCTTGTCCGCAAAAGCGTGGAGTGTGTACGCGCGTTTATACAACGACGCCTAAGAAGCCAAACTCGGCGCTACGTAAAGTTGCGCGCGTTCGATTAACCAATGGCTTTGAAGTCACCAGCTACATACCAGGTGAGGGACATAATCTTCAGGAACATTCGGTTGTCATGATACGTGGCGGACGAGTGAAGGATTTGCCGGGCGTCCGCTATCACATCATTCGCGGAACACTGGATACGCAGGGTATTCAGGAACGCCGACAGCGCCGTTCGAAATACGGCGCTAAGCGTCCGAAATAGGGGAGTTCTTACTGTGTCACGGCGCCGCGCAGCGGAAAAAAGAGAAATTAATCCGGATCCGAATTTCGGCGACAAGATCGTTGCGAAATTCATGAATTCTCTCATGGACGACGGCAAAAAGTCGGTCGCGGAGAAGATCGTCTACGGCGCGTTCGAGAACATGCGCCGGCGCAGCAGCCAGGACCCGCTGCGGATGTTCCATGAGGCACTTGAGAATGTTAAGCCCACGGTAGAAGTTAGGTCGCGGCGTGTAGGTGGCGCGACATATCAGGTACCGACAGAAGTACGCTTTGAGCGGCGCCAAACTCTGGCAATCCGCTGGTTGATCGCCGCGGCCAAGGCACGCAGCGAAAACACCATGACAGACAGATTGTCCAACGAGTTGATGGACGCGGCTGCGGGACGGGGTTCCGCCGTCAAGAAACGTGAAGATACGCATCGCATGGCGGAGGCCAACCGCGCTTTTGCGCACTACCGTTGGTAGCGCCACCGGCGGATGGAATTTAGATAATGGCACGCAAGACACCCCTTAATCGGTTTCGTAATATTGGCATCATGGCGCACATCGATGCCGGAAAAACGACAACGACCGAGCGGATTCTGTTTTACACCGGAAAATCCTACAAAATGGGCGAAGTCCATGATGGCAGCGCCACCATGGATTGGATGGAGCAGGAACAGGAACGCGGCATCACCATCACCTCCGCCGCGACAACATGTTTCTGGCGTGACCACCGCATCAACATCATAGATACACCGGGGCATGTCGACTTCACCATTGAGGTCGAGCGCTCACTCCGTGTTTTGGATGGCGCGGTGGCGGTATTTGATAGTGTCGCCGGTGTTGAACCGCAAACCGAGACAGTTTGGCGCCAAGCCGACAAGTACGCTGTGCCGCGAATTTGTTTCGTCAACAAGATGGATCGGATCGGCGCTGATTTTTTCCGCACTGTTGAGATGATCAAAGATCGGTTGGGTGCGACCACTTTGGTTCTGCAAATACCCATTGGCACCGAAAGCCAGCATATCGGGTTGGTCGATATCGTTGCTATGAACTCGGTTATCTGGAAATCCGAGACACTCGGTGCCGAGTATGAAATCGGTGACAT contains:
- the rpsG gene encoding 30S ribosomal protein S7: MSRRRAAEKREINPDPNFGDKIVAKFMNSLMDDGKKSVAEKIVYGAFENMRRRSSQDPLRMFHEALENVKPTVEVRSRRVGGATYQVPTEVRFERRQTLAIRWLIAAAKARSENTMTDRLSNELMDAAAGRGSAVKKREDTHRMAEANRAFAHYRW
- the rpsL gene encoding 30S ribosomal protein S12: MPTINQLVRKPRKAPVKRNKVPALQACPQKRGVCTRVYTTTPKKPNSALRKVARVRLTNGFEVTSYIPGEGHNLQEHSVVMIRGGRVKDLPGVRYHIIRGTLDTQGIQERRQRRSKYGAKRPK